A single region of the Epinephelus moara isolate mb chromosome 14, YSFRI_EMoa_1.0, whole genome shotgun sequence genome encodes:
- the pls1 gene encoding plastin-1, whose translation MKVHKAEASMENHVTQISREDLEDLREAFNKIDIDNSGFVSDFELQELFREASFSLPGYKVREIMETFIAGDTNKDEKISFEEFVSIYQELKSKEFSETFRKTISRRDGIRSFGGTSGNSSEGTQHSYSDEEKVAFVNWINKALAKDPDCQHLLPMNPNDESLFASVRDGILLCKMINLSQPNTIDERVINTKKLTTFTMTENLVLALNSASAIGCMVVSIDAHDLMAGKPHLVLGLFWQIIKVGLFADIEISRNEDLIGLLSDKEHLDHLMSLSPEDLLLRWVNHHLRNAGTSTIGNFSEDIKDSRAYFHLLDQIALQGERDYKMNVKIDMSGLQERNLDRRAELMLQQAARMDCRQFVSPHDVTSGNSKLNLAFVANLYNMHPGVQKGQINGSSVNSIDLAHIEPETNEEKTFRNWMNSLGVSPHVNHLYWDLCDGLVIMQLYEKVNVPVNWKKVNQPPYPVLGTNMKKLENCNYAVELGRDVAHFSLVGIGGENLNQGSRIHTLALVWQLMRRYTVLVLSDLGDGEKVGDQIILGWVNTTLSQKRKDTQISSFKDKLISTSLPVIDLIDAISPGNVKWDMVKRGEKGWMKEADKHNNAMYAISLARKIGARVYALPDDLVEVNPKMVLTLFASLMGHSMKKANR comes from the exons ATATCGATAACAGCGGCTTCGTGAGCGACTTCGAGCTCCAGGAGCTGTTCAGGGAGGCCAGTTTCTCCCTGCCGGGGTACAAGGTGCGAGAGATCATGGAGACCTTCATCGCCGGAGACACCAACAAGGACGAGAAGATCAGCTTCGAGGAATTTGTCTCT ATCTATCAGGAGCTGAAGAGCAAGGAGTTCAGTGAGACGTTTAGGAAAACCATCTCAAGGAGGGACGGGATCCGGTCCTTCGGAGGAACGTCGGGGAATTCCAGCGAGGGAACGCAGCACTCCTACTCTG atgaGGAGAAGGTGGCGTTTGTCAACTGGATCAACAAAGCCTTGGCCAAAGATCCAGACTGCCAACATCTGCTGCCCATGAACCCCAACGATGAAAGCCTCTTTGCCTCTGTCCGTGATGGCATCCTGTtatg CAAAATGATCAACCTGTCTCAGCCTAACACGATCGATGAAAGAGTCATCAACACTAAGAAACTTACCACCTTCACAATGACA GAGAATCTGGTCCTGGCTCTGAACTCAGCCTCTGCGATCGGCTGTATGGTGGTGAGCATTGACGCCCATGATCTGATGGCTGGGAAGCCTCATCTGGTCCTGGGACTGTTCTGGCAGATTATCAAGGTTGGCCTCTTTGCTGATATAGAAATCAGCAGGAACGAAG ATCTGATCGGCCTTCTGTCAGATAAGGAGCACCTGGACCACCTGATGTCTCTCTCCCCTGAGGACCTGCTGCTCCGCTGGGTCAACCATCATCTACGCAACGCAGGAACAAGCACCATCGGAAACTTCAGTGAAGACATTAAG GACTCTCGAGCCTACTTCCACCTGTTGGACCAGATTGCTCTGCAAGGAGAGCGCGACTACAAAATGAACGTTAAGATCGATATGAGCGGCCTCCAA GAGCGTAATTTGGACCGGAGGGCTGAGCTGATGCTGCAGCAGGCGGCCCGCATGGACTGCAGGCAGTTTGTCTCTCCTCATGACGTCACATCCGGGAACAGCAAACTCAACTTGGCCTTCGTAGCCAACCTGTACAACATGCACCCTGGTGTGCAGAAGGGTCAGATCAACGGCAGCAGCGTCAACAGCATCGACCTAGCACACATAGAAC CTGAGACCAACGAGGAGAAGACGTTTCGAAACTGGATGAACTCTCTGGGCGTCTCTCCACATGTCAACCACCTGTACTG GGACCTGTGTGATGGTTTGGTGATCATGCAGCTTTATGAGAAGGTTAATGTGCCGGTGAACTGGAAGAAAGTCAACCAACCGCCTTATCCTGTCCTCGGGACCAATATGAAAAAG CTGGAAAACTGTAACTACGCCGTGGAGCTGGGCAGGGATGTGGCTCACTTCTCTCTGGTTGGCATCGGAGGAGAGAACTTGAATCAGGGGAGTCGGATACACACCCTGGCGCTGGTCTGGCAGCTGATGAGGAG GTACACAGTGTTGGTTTTGTCAGATCTGGGTGATGGAGAGAAGGTTGGAGATCAGATCATCCTCGGCTGGGTCAACACCACCTTGAGCCAGAAACGCAAGGACACACAGATCAGCAGCTTcaag GACAAACTGATCAGCACCAGCCTGCCTGTGATCGACCTGATTGATGCCATCTCTCCCGGAAACGTCAAGTGGGACAtggtgaagagaggagagaaaggatgGATGAAGGAGGCAGACAAGCACAACAACGCCAT GTATGCGATCTCATTGGCTCGTAAGATCGGAGCTCGTGTGTACGCGCTACCTGACGATTTGGTGGAGGTGAATCCCAAGATGGTGCTGACGCTGTTCGCCTCCCTCATGGGCCACAGTATGAAAAAGGCCAACCGCTGA